One window from the genome of Alnus glutinosa chromosome 13, dhAlnGlut1.1, whole genome shotgun sequence encodes:
- the LOC133854234 gene encoding FAM10 family protein At4g22670 isoform X2: MDASKLNQLKQFVEQCKSDPSVLTDPSLSFFRDYLESLGAQLPPSAYEHGDSKSRSFVVEESDEDMDGGKGNADDEVEEDEIVESDVELEGETVEPDCDPPQKMGVPSVEVTEESRDAAQAAKAKAIEAISEGNLEEAIENLTEAILLNPTSAIMYGTRASVYIKMKKPNAAIRDANAALEINPDSAKGYKSRGMAQAMLGHWEEAAKDLHLASTLDYDEEINAVLKKVEPNAHRIEEHRRKYERLHKEREERKIERERQRRRAEAQAAYEKAKKQEESSSSKKPGGMPGGFPGGMPGGFPGGMPGGFPGGMPGGMPGGMPGFPGSTPGGVPGNVDFGKILKDPELMAAFSDPEVMAALQDVMKNPANLAKHQSNPKVAPVIAKMMSEFAGPK; encoded by the exons ATGGACGCCTCGAAGCTGAACCAACTGAAGCAATTCGTCGAGCAGTGCAAGTCCGATCCCTCCGTTCTCACCGACCCTTCCCTCTCCTTCTTCCGCGATTACCTTGAAAG CCTCGGCGCCCAGCTCCCTCCCTCTGCGTACGAGCATGGCGACTCCAAATCC AGGAGCTTCGTGGTGGAGGAGAGCGACGAGGACATGGATGGCGGGAAGGGAAATGCGGACGATGAAGTAGAAGAGGACGAGATAGTCGAGTCCGATGTCGAGCTCGAGGGGGAGACTGTGGAGCCTGATTGTGATCCTCCGCAGAAG ATGGGAGTTCCATCAGTCGAGGTCACAGAGGAGAGCCGTGATGCTGCGCAGGCTGCTAAGGCTAAAGCCATCGAAGCCATTTCTGAAG GAAATTTAGAGGAGGCGATTGAGAATCTCACGGAGGCGATTTTGCTCAATCCGACGTCGGCAATTATGTATGGGACCAGAG CTAGTGTCTATATCAAGATGAAGAAACCAAATGCGGCTATCCGTGACGCCAATGCAGCTTTGGAG ATTAACCCAGATTCTGCTAAAGGCTACAAGTCTCGTGGCATGGCACAAGCAATGCTCGGTCACTGGGAAGAGGCTGCAAAGGATCTTCACCTGGCATCAACGCTAGACTATGATGAGGAAATCAATGCTGTTCTTAAGAAg GTGGAACCAAATGCACACAGGATTGAGGAACACCGTCGGAAGTATGAAAGGTTGCAcaaggaaagagaagagagaaaaattgaGCGTGAAAGACAACGTCGCCGTGCAGAAGCTCAG GCTGCATATGAGAAGGCCAAGAAGCAAGAGGAGTCATCTTCCAGCAAGAAACCTGGAGGCATGCCGGGCGGGTTTCCGGGTGGGATGCCTGGAGGCTTCCCAGGAGGTATGCCTGGGGGCTTCCCAGGAGGTATGCCTGGAGGTATGCCTGGAG GTATGCCGGGTTTCCCTGGTAGCACGCCAGGAGGGGTGCCTGGAAATGTTGATTTTGGCAAAATATTGAAA GACCCTGAACTGATGGCGGCATTTAGTGATCCAGAAGTCATGGCTGCTCTTCAAGATG TAATGAAGAACCCTGCTAATCTTGCAAAGCATCAATCAAATCCCAAGGTGGCTCCCGTAATTGCAAAGATGATGAGCGAATTTGCAGGACCCAAGTAA
- the LOC133854448 gene encoding non-specific lipid transfer protein GPI-anchored 7-like translates to MGNCNLPILMTLVVVSVVGFTSLAEAQSATCAQSLIPCANYINSTSPPANCCSSIKDAVDTQLSCLCGLYTSPGLLQSFGVTVEQALKLSKACGVDTDLTKCNVTAAAGPGSSTPGVVPGPDKGGAGRIGWTGFSTLFFGLASMMFY, encoded by the exons atgggtaaCTGTAACTTGCCCATCTTGATGACCCTTGTGGTGGTATCCGTGGTGGGGTTCACGAGTTTAGCAGAGGCACAGAGCGCAACTTGCGCACAGAGTCTGATCCCATGTGCCAACTACATCAACTCCACCAGCCCACCGGCCAACTGCTGCAGCTCAATCAAAGACGCCGTGGACACCCAGCTCAGCTGCCTCTGCGGCCTCTACACCAGCCCTGGTTTGCTTCAGTCTTTCGGCGTCACCGTTGAGCAGGCTCTCAAACTCTCCAAGGCCTGTGGTGTTGACACAGATCTCACTAAATGCAATG TTACAGCCGCTGCCGGTCCTGGATCTTCCACCCCAG GAGTAGTACCTGGACCGGACAAAGGTGGAGCAGGCAGGATAGGGTGGACTGGCTTTTCAACTTTATTCTTCGGCTTGGCTTCTATGATGTTTTATTAG
- the LOC133854234 gene encoding FAM10 family protein At4g22670 isoform X1 gives MDASKLNQLKQFVEQCKSDPSVLTDPSLSFFRDYLESLGAQLPPSAYEHGDSKSRSFVVEESDEDMDGGKGNADDEVEEDEIVESDVELEGETVEPDCDPPQKMGVPSVEVTEESRDAAQAAKAKAIEAISEGNLEEAIENLTEAILLNPTSAIMYGTRASVYIKMKKPNAAIRDANAALEINPDSAKGYKSRGMAQAMLGHWEEAAKDLHLASTLDYDEEINAVLKKVEPNAHRIEEHRRKYERLHKEREERKIERERQRRRAEAQAAYEKAKKQEESSSSKKPGGMPGGFPGGMPGGFPGGMPGGFPGGMPGGMPGGMPGGFPGGMPGGMPGFPGSTPGGVPGNVDFGKILKDPELMAAFSDPEVMAALQDVMKNPANLAKHQSNPKVAPVIAKMMSEFAGPK, from the exons ATGGACGCCTCGAAGCTGAACCAACTGAAGCAATTCGTCGAGCAGTGCAAGTCCGATCCCTCCGTTCTCACCGACCCTTCCCTCTCCTTCTTCCGCGATTACCTTGAAAG CCTCGGCGCCCAGCTCCCTCCCTCTGCGTACGAGCATGGCGACTCCAAATCC AGGAGCTTCGTGGTGGAGGAGAGCGACGAGGACATGGATGGCGGGAAGGGAAATGCGGACGATGAAGTAGAAGAGGACGAGATAGTCGAGTCCGATGTCGAGCTCGAGGGGGAGACTGTGGAGCCTGATTGTGATCCTCCGCAGAAG ATGGGAGTTCCATCAGTCGAGGTCACAGAGGAGAGCCGTGATGCTGCGCAGGCTGCTAAGGCTAAAGCCATCGAAGCCATTTCTGAAG GAAATTTAGAGGAGGCGATTGAGAATCTCACGGAGGCGATTTTGCTCAATCCGACGTCGGCAATTATGTATGGGACCAGAG CTAGTGTCTATATCAAGATGAAGAAACCAAATGCGGCTATCCGTGACGCCAATGCAGCTTTGGAG ATTAACCCAGATTCTGCTAAAGGCTACAAGTCTCGTGGCATGGCACAAGCAATGCTCGGTCACTGGGAAGAGGCTGCAAAGGATCTTCACCTGGCATCAACGCTAGACTATGATGAGGAAATCAATGCTGTTCTTAAGAAg GTGGAACCAAATGCACACAGGATTGAGGAACACCGTCGGAAGTATGAAAGGTTGCAcaaggaaagagaagagagaaaaattgaGCGTGAAAGACAACGTCGCCGTGCAGAAGCTCAG GCTGCATATGAGAAGGCCAAGAAGCAAGAGGAGTCATCTTCCAGCAAGAAACCTGGAGGCATGCCGGGCGGGTTTCCGGGTGGGATGCCTGGAGGCTTCCCAGGAGGTATGCCTGGGGGCTTCCCAGGAGGTATGCCTGGAGGTATGCCTGGAGGTATGCCTGGAGGCTTCCCAGGAGGTATGCCTGGAGGTATGCCGGGTTTCCCTGGTAGCACGCCAGGAGGGGTGCCTGGAAATGTTGATTTTGGCAAAATATTGAAA GACCCTGAACTGATGGCGGCATTTAGTGATCCAGAAGTCATGGCTGCTCTTCAAGATG TAATGAAGAACCCTGCTAATCTTGCAAAGCATCAATCAAATCCCAAGGTGGCTCCCGTAATTGCAAAGATGATGAGCGAATTTGCAGGACCCAAGTAA